From Vicia villosa cultivar HV-30 ecotype Madison, WI unplaced genomic scaffold, Vvil1.0 ctg.002408F_1_1, whole genome shotgun sequence, a single genomic window includes:
- the LOC131638761 gene encoding B3 domain-containing transcription factor VRN1-like, which yields MAIQQRPSFHRVIMKNKQLRIPKSYVKKYWNGTSNPIFLRLPNGVQQKIFWIERDGDIWFDKNWKNFAKNFHFAYFLTFKFIDESHFKVKIFNRSCLEINYSDIRCVDEVDESLDESEEVALPKKKKSNKRKREVDSDLNTTQPKHAGKKRYANNGRANNDSPYFEVTLKPSYAKGYTLRIPVVFSRKYFKKSARKAMIKFENDMAMEVNIEYNADNRGFSMKRGWKKFTEKYNLKIGDVCKFVMTQDQPLSFSIIINRVRKEKKHKLFSGVSSSDTTVAKKKSVGETSRGRSKGSKSRNVMNSSFKLLVNCLYPNVPKELMNGPKQIVKLNMKGESWLVKVNYYPSIKRWRLSGGWSKFRKDCRVEIGDTCLFELTDKQNMVFDVSFVGKNA from the exons ATGGCAATTCAACAGCGTCCCAGTTTTCATAGAGTAATAATGAAGAATAAACAACTG AGAATTCCAAAATCATATGTTAAAAAATATTGGAATGGAACTTCAAATCCAATATTTCTTAGACTTCCAAATGGTGTTCAACAGAAAATATTTTGGATAGAGCGTGATGGAGATATTTGGTTTgataaaaattggaaaaattttGCTAAGAATTTTCATTTTGCATATTTCTTAACTTTTAAATTTATAGATGAATCACACTTCAAAGTTAAGATATTTAATCGAAGTTGTTTAGAAATAAATTATTCTGATATAAGATGTGTAGATGAGGTTGATGAGAGTTTAGATGAGAGTGAAGAAGTTGCACtacctaaaaagaaaaaaagtaacaaaagaaaaagagaagttgATTCAGATTTGAATACTACCCAACCAAAACATGCAG gtAAAAAGAGATATGCTAATAATGGGAGGGCTAAtaatgatagtccatattttgaaGTTACACTGAAACCATCTTACGCTAAAGGCTATACGTTG AGGATTCCAGTAGTGTTTTCgagaaaatatttcaaaaagagTGCAAGAAAAGCAATGATAAAATTTGAGAATGACATGGCTATGGAAGTGAATATTGAGTATAATGCTGACAATAGAGGATTTAGTATGAAACGTGGTTGGAAGAAATTTacagaaaaatataatttaaaaatcggTGATGTTTGTAAATTTGTGATGACTCAAGATCAACCACTTTCATTTTCTATTATCATTAATCGAGTCAGAAAGGAAAAGAAACATAAATTGTTTTCag GTGTATCTTCTAGTGATACTACCGTTGCAAAGAAAAAAAGTGTGGGAGAAACTTCTAGAGGAAGATCAAAAG GTTCTAAAAGTCGTAATGTGATGAACTCGTCATTTAAGCTTCTTGTGAATTGTTTATATCCG AATGTTCCAAAGGAGCTTATGAATGGGCCAAAACAAATTGTAAAGCTAAATATGAAGGGAGAATCATGGTTGGTTAAAGTTAATTATTATCCGAGTATCAAGCGATGGAGGTTAAGTGGAGGTTGGTCCAAGTTTAGAAAAGATTGTAGGGTGGAGATAGGAGATACCTGTCTCTTTGAGTTGACAGATAAACAAAACATGGTGTTTGATGTTTCATTTGTAGGAAAGAATGCATGA